A region from the Kribbella shirazensis genome encodes:
- a CDS encoding MFS transporter: MSSTLDPTAANIPAEPVSEASFRRLAWRMLLAAMFCYLFFYTGRQAFGFAIPGIQKDLDWTKATVGTISGIALWSYAIGQMVNGNLADKFGGRRLMALGAVLSTTLCIIASFMHSAAGMAVALGANGFVQAMGWSAGGRVISNWWSHHERGKSFGFYTLAAGSSSVLVYVTSTLTISTFDLDWEWLFRLPVLLMLVGGITFFLVARDTPRNAGITPPRSFTHDADDVAYDAGGAAPSSTDRYKTVLGIPRIWVTGVAIGFQNAARYGLLIWVPVYFLGDNWKKTDNAVWITVALPVGMAVGALVNGQLSDRIFGSRRDRPIMLFMVLGALSSLGMWALHPGVGLGIVLLFLTGFFVYGPQSSFWALCPDLAGKVMAGTAVGVVNFFAYLFAGAAEPVIGRIMDHNGGDAGLIFPIVAICCTASAAVASTIRR, translated from the coding sequence ATGTCCAGCACACTCGACCCCACCGCCGCCAACATCCCGGCCGAGCCCGTCTCCGAAGCATCCTTCCGCCGCCTCGCCTGGCGGATGTTGCTGGCAGCAATGTTCTGCTACCTGTTCTTCTACACCGGCAGACAGGCCTTCGGCTTCGCGATCCCCGGTATCCAGAAGGACCTCGACTGGACCAAGGCCACCGTCGGGACGATCAGCGGGATCGCCCTGTGGTCGTACGCGATCGGCCAGATGGTCAACGGCAACCTCGCGGACAAGTTCGGCGGCCGTCGCCTGATGGCCCTGGGGGCGGTCCTGTCGACGACCTTGTGCATCATCGCGAGCTTCATGCACTCGGCCGCGGGCATGGCCGTCGCGCTCGGCGCCAACGGCTTCGTCCAGGCCATGGGCTGGTCGGCCGGCGGACGGGTGATCTCCAACTGGTGGAGCCACCACGAGCGCGGCAAGAGCTTCGGCTTCTACACGCTGGCGGCCGGCTCCTCGTCCGTTCTCGTCTACGTCACCTCGACCTTGACGATCAGCACGTTCGACCTGGACTGGGAGTGGCTGTTCCGCCTGCCCGTACTGCTGATGCTCGTGGGCGGAATCACGTTCTTCCTGGTCGCGCGGGACACCCCGAGGAACGCCGGGATCACGCCGCCCCGCTCGTTCACCCATGACGCCGACGATGTCGCGTACGACGCGGGCGGCGCCGCTCCCAGCTCGACGGACCGCTACAAAACTGTGCTGGGAATCCCCAGGATCTGGGTGACGGGCGTCGCCATCGGTTTCCAGAACGCCGCTCGGTACGGCTTGCTGATCTGGGTGCCGGTGTACTTCCTCGGCGACAACTGGAAGAAGACCGACAACGCGGTCTGGATCACGGTCGCCCTGCCCGTCGGTATGGCGGTAGGTGCCCTCGTCAACGGCCAGCTCTCGGACCGGATCTTCGGGTCCCGTCGCGACCGCCCGATCATGCTCTTCATGGTGCTGGGCGCGCTCAGCTCGCTCGGAATGTGGGCCCTGCACCCCGGTGTCGGCCTGGGCATCGTCCTGCTGTTCCTGACCGGCTTCTTCGTCTACGGCCCGCAGTCGTCGTTCTGGGCGCTCTGTCCGGACCTGGCCGGCAAGGTGATGGCCGGCACCGCGGTGGGCGTCGTCAACTTCTTCGCCTATCTGTTCGCCGGCGCCGCCGAACCCGTCATCGGCCGCATCATGGATCACAACGGCGGCGACGCCGGGCTGATCTTCCCGATCGTGGCGATCTGCTGTACGGCCAGTGCGGCCGTGGCTTCCACCATTCGCCGCTGA
- a CDS encoding aldehyde dehydrogenase family protein: MSLDFKVRADHLLNHIDGTWTPGSGGQTRPNLNPADTTDVIGEFAESVAADVTAAVDAAEAAQPAWAAIGPIARATILTKASRLIEERIEDFAAAITREQGKRLGEARGEVMRGLAILEFHAGEARRMNGETTAAEEPRTIVMTFRRPLGVVGLITPWNFPLTIPIWKVAPALLSGCTAVLKPSPLTPLTAALLVQAFHDAGVPAGVLNLVQGDREAGEALVDDGRVAGISFTGSLPVGQAINRAGAGRLLRTQLELGGKNALIVLADADLDAACDAIIHGAYGQSGQRCSATSRVIVDRSVHGELLDRLAPRVRAMEIGPGDQPDADIGPVVNDERYQACLGAIENAVADGAKVIAGGDAAELGTPGYFVRPTLLDDVAWDSELAQEEVFGPVLSVITCDGYDDAMRISNSVKYGMSGTIFTQDPALMFQALQDFQAGMLHVNRPGVGAYSHLPHMGAKASQLGAPECSPDVWNFYTDLRSACIRY, encoded by the coding sequence GTGAGCCTCGACTTCAAGGTCCGGGCGGACCACCTGCTCAACCACATCGACGGAACGTGGACGCCCGGCAGCGGTGGGCAGACCCGGCCGAACCTGAACCCCGCCGACACCACGGACGTGATCGGCGAGTTCGCCGAGTCCGTCGCGGCCGATGTCACCGCGGCGGTCGACGCCGCCGAGGCCGCCCAGCCGGCCTGGGCCGCGATCGGACCGATCGCGCGGGCCACGATCCTCACCAAGGCGAGCCGGCTGATCGAGGAGCGGATCGAGGACTTCGCCGCGGCGATCACCCGCGAGCAGGGCAAACGACTGGGCGAGGCGCGCGGGGAAGTGATGCGCGGGCTGGCGATTCTCGAGTTCCACGCGGGTGAGGCCCGCCGGATGAACGGCGAGACGACCGCCGCCGAGGAGCCCCGCACCATCGTGATGACCTTCCGGCGCCCGCTCGGCGTCGTCGGTCTCATCACCCCGTGGAACTTCCCGCTCACCATCCCCATCTGGAAGGTCGCTCCGGCCCTGCTGTCGGGCTGTACGGCGGTCCTCAAACCGTCCCCGCTGACGCCGCTCACGGCCGCGCTGCTCGTTCAGGCGTTCCACGACGCGGGCGTGCCGGCCGGCGTACTCAACCTGGTGCAAGGCGACCGCGAGGCCGGTGAGGCCCTTGTCGACGACGGACGGGTGGCCGGCATCTCCTTCACCGGATCACTGCCCGTCGGCCAGGCCATCAACCGGGCCGGCGCGGGGCGCCTGCTGCGCACCCAGCTCGAACTCGGCGGCAAGAACGCGCTCATAGTGCTGGCCGACGCCGACCTCGACGCGGCCTGCGACGCGATCATCCACGGCGCGTACGGCCAGTCTGGTCAACGGTGCTCAGCGACCAGCCGGGTGATCGTCGACCGCTCCGTCCACGGCGAACTCCTGGACCGGCTGGCCCCGCGCGTACGCGCGATGGAGATCGGCCCGGGAGACCAGCCGGACGCCGACATCGGCCCGGTCGTCAACGACGAGCGGTACCAGGCCTGCCTCGGCGCGATCGAGAACGCCGTCGCCGATGGGGCGAAGGTCATCGCCGGTGGGGACGCCGCCGAGCTCGGGACCCCGGGCTACTTCGTCAGGCCCACGCTGCTCGACGACGTGGCCTGGGACTCCGAGCTCGCGCAGGAGGAGGTCTTCGGGCCGGTCCTGTCGGTCATCACCTGCGACGGGTACGACGACGCGATGCGGATCAGCAACTCGGTGAAGTACGGCATGTCCGGCACGATCTTCACCCAGGACCCGGCGCTGATGTTCCAGGCGCTGCAGGACTTCCAGGCAGGCATGCTACATGTGAACCGCCCTGGCGTGGGCGCGTACTCCCACCTTCCGCACATGGGCGCCAAGGCCTCCCAGCTCGGCGCGCCGGAGTGCTCGCCCGACGTCTGGAACTTCTACACCGATCTCCGGTCGGCCTGCATCAGGTATTGA
- the phnA gene encoding phosphonoacetate hydrolase, whose translation MTATFSVNDRTYTTHGAPVVVICIDGSEPEYHLEAIKAGRMPWLAGVLGSGRGTSWEAHCAMPALTNPNNVSIATGRPPAVHGISGNYLYDTSTGAEVLMNDKSFLRAPTLFAAANEAGLDVVVVTAKDKLRRLLGAGVVEAGPSLDGSGEFVEPRRRGICFSAEKADEANLEENGIDDVLALVGRPLPSVYSADLSVFALAAGVEILKTRGADLMYLSLTDYIQHKHAPGTEAANDLYAEIDRHAAQLEALGAVVVLTADHGMSAKTDDTGTANVVFVEDEVRRILGSTGTAPGSDDLRVILPITDPYTVHHGALGSFASVYLPGGADLGRTVEALRSIDGVQAVHTRDEAARDFSLPADRIGDIVVLAEKGTAVGRYAAWHDLSGLDAPLRSHGALGEVQIPFLINRVLPRPEQLDEPWGPPAYIHNYDAFWVATTLVAETDLATTSAS comes from the coding sequence GTGACCGCCACCTTCAGCGTCAACGACCGGACCTACACCACGCACGGTGCGCCGGTCGTTGTGATCTGCATCGACGGCAGCGAGCCGGAGTACCACCTCGAGGCCATCAAGGCAGGCCGGATGCCGTGGCTCGCCGGGGTCCTCGGCAGCGGGCGGGGGACCTCGTGGGAAGCCCACTGCGCCATGCCCGCGCTGACCAACCCCAACAACGTGTCGATCGCGACCGGGCGCCCGCCGGCGGTCCACGGCATCAGCGGCAACTACCTGTACGACACCTCCACCGGCGCCGAGGTACTGATGAACGACAAGTCGTTCCTGCGCGCGCCGACCCTGTTCGCGGCCGCCAACGAGGCAGGCCTGGACGTCGTGGTCGTGACCGCCAAGGACAAGCTGCGACGTCTGCTCGGTGCCGGGGTGGTGGAGGCAGGCCCCAGCCTCGACGGATCCGGTGAGTTCGTCGAGCCGAGGCGGCGCGGCATCTGCTTCTCCGCGGAGAAGGCCGACGAAGCCAACCTCGAGGAGAACGGGATCGACGACGTGCTCGCGCTCGTCGGCAGGCCGCTACCCAGCGTCTACTCCGCCGACCTGTCCGTCTTCGCGCTGGCCGCGGGAGTCGAGATCCTCAAGACCCGTGGCGCCGACCTGATGTACCTCTCGCTCACCGACTACATCCAGCACAAGCACGCGCCCGGCACCGAGGCGGCCAACGACCTGTACGCCGAGATCGACCGCCACGCCGCACAACTCGAAGCGCTCGGCGCCGTCGTGGTCCTCACCGCCGACCACGGCATGAGCGCGAAGACCGACGACACCGGCACGGCGAACGTCGTCTTCGTCGAGGACGAGGTACGCCGGATCCTCGGCTCGACCGGCACCGCGCCGGGGTCGGACGACCTGCGGGTGATCCTGCCGATCACGGATCCGTACACCGTGCACCACGGTGCGCTCGGCTCCTTCGCCAGTGTCTACCTGCCCGGCGGCGCGGACCTCGGCCGGACCGTCGAGGCGCTCCGCTCCATCGACGGCGTACAGGCCGTCCACACCCGGGACGAGGCCGCGCGGGACTTCTCGCTGCCGGCGGACCGGATCGGCGACATCGTCGTACTCGCCGAGAAGGGGACGGCCGTGGGGCGGTACGCCGCGTGGCACGACCTCAGCGGCCTCGACGCGCCGCTGCGATCCCACGGCGCCCTCGGCGAAGTGCAGATCCCGTTCCTGATCAACCGCGTGCTGCCCCGGCCAGAACAGCTCGACGAGCCCTGGGGCCCACCGGCGTACATCCACAACTACGACGCGTTCTGGGTCGCTACGACCCTGGTGGCCGAGACCGACCTCGCCACGACCTCGGCGTCCTGA
- a CDS encoding MarR family winged helix-turn-helix transcriptional regulator, which translates to MASSLLLALKRAEREIELGLQPLLDEFGLTIEQWRIMAVLRDEPGQPMSVLAESAVLPAASLTRHVDKLVERGLVLRRIHPDDKRRIVTALSPVGGTVADRLADVQRSLEADVTKYFQMEIHERSSSATHR; encoded by the coding sequence ATGGCGTCGAGCCTTCTCCTGGCGCTCAAGCGGGCCGAACGCGAGATCGAGCTCGGGCTGCAGCCGCTGCTCGACGAGTTCGGCCTGACGATCGAGCAGTGGCGGATCATGGCCGTGCTCCGCGACGAGCCCGGGCAGCCGATGTCGGTGCTCGCGGAGTCCGCGGTACTCCCGGCCGCCAGCCTCACCCGGCACGTCGACAAGCTGGTCGAGCGCGGCCTGGTCCTGCGACGCATCCACCCGGACGACAAGCGGCGGATCGTCACCGCCCTGTCCCCCGTCGGCGGCACGGTCGCCGACCGCCTCGCCGACGTCCAGCGCAGCCTCGAGGCCGACGTCACGAAGTACTTCCAGATGGAAATACACGAACGTAGCAGCTCGGCAACACACAGGTAA
- a CDS encoding LysR family transcriptional regulator: MFSLTQLEILVRVVDEGSFSAAAKSLYMSQPAVSNHIRQLERSLGVSLLQRGPHGAQPTPAGGTVVEHAREVLALLDRLEHATAGYRGLDTGQLVVAGTTTLGTYLLPRLISEFTVRAPKVSCQLRVGNEDTVESWLLAGEVGVGLCAATPTAEALRSEPVLSEDMVLVAPAGFPLEDRRITAADIASSRFLLREPGSATRRLQEQSLRAWGLDQVDTWDLWGSDTVKEAVQQGLGLAVLSEHVVRREVDVGFLVCLDISPAPPQRKVSLVHRADRILTPPEEAFTALVRATAEWPG; the protein is encoded by the coding sequence ATGTTCAGTCTCACCCAGCTGGAGATCCTGGTGCGGGTCGTCGACGAAGGCAGCTTCTCAGCGGCGGCGAAGTCGCTCTACATGAGCCAGCCGGCGGTTTCCAACCACATCCGCCAACTGGAGCGGAGCCTCGGTGTGAGCCTGCTCCAGCGTGGGCCGCACGGCGCGCAGCCGACACCGGCCGGTGGGACCGTCGTGGAGCATGCGCGCGAGGTTCTCGCCCTGCTGGACCGGCTCGAGCACGCGACCGCCGGGTACCGCGGGCTGGACACCGGGCAGCTCGTGGTCGCCGGGACGACGACCCTGGGCACCTACCTGCTGCCGCGGCTGATCAGCGAGTTCACGGTCCGGGCGCCCAAGGTGTCGTGCCAGCTCCGGGTCGGGAACGAGGACACGGTCGAGTCGTGGCTCCTGGCCGGCGAGGTCGGCGTCGGCCTGTGTGCGGCGACGCCTACGGCGGAGGCGCTCCGCAGCGAGCCCGTGCTGAGCGAAGACATGGTCCTGGTGGCACCGGCAGGCTTCCCGCTCGAAGATCGCCGGATCACCGCGGCCGACATCGCCTCCAGCCGCTTCCTGCTGCGTGAGCCGGGATCGGCGACCCGCCGGCTGCAGGAGCAGTCGCTGCGCGCCTGGGGGCTGGATCAGGTCGACACCTGGGACCTGTGGGGCTCGGACACCGTGAAGGAGGCGGTGCAGCAAGGCCTGGGTCTGGCGGTCCTGTCCGAGCACGTCGTACGCCGCGAGGTCGACGTCGGCTTCCTGGTGTGTCTGGACATCAGCCCCGCGCCGCCGCAGCGCAAGGTCTCGCTCGTCCACAGGGCCGACCGCATCCTGACCCCGCCCGAGGAAGCCTTCACCGCCCTGGTCCGGGCCACCGCGGAGTGGCCCGGCTGA
- a CDS encoding substrate-binding domain-containing protein, protein MRRSDVLPIAFVVPMQGPTGLYGPSCLACGQLAAEQLNARNGIAGRRVELVTVDAGRRPEVVAEEVGRLVDSGRVEAVAGWHISAVRVALTRRIGGRVVYAFAAMHEGGDDTPGVFMLGERPVNQLLPAAHWLREQHGARRWVVIGNDYVYPRVTGSVTREALQGTGSEVVRSAYVPLGTTDFRDVVDGLRVTDADGVIMLLMGQDAVHFNRQFADGGLSEKLLRLSPAIEENTLLGAGAGANHGVYAAAAYFDRLSTAESSEFAQRYYARFGAFAPALNAVGESCYEAIRFLARLGEISGSIAVSAALPTGHFYDSPRGLLRLDGNLVDQDVYLAAADGLEFTVQAQIARTG, encoded by the coding sequence ATGCGGCGTTCCGACGTACTGCCGATCGCCTTCGTGGTCCCGATGCAGGGGCCGACCGGTCTCTACGGGCCGTCGTGTCTCGCCTGCGGACAGCTCGCGGCCGAGCAGCTCAACGCCCGCAACGGCATCGCCGGGCGCCGGGTCGAGCTTGTCACCGTCGACGCCGGTCGGCGGCCCGAGGTCGTCGCCGAGGAGGTCGGGCGGCTGGTCGACTCGGGTCGCGTCGAGGCGGTCGCCGGCTGGCACATCTCGGCCGTACGGGTGGCGCTGACCCGGCGGATCGGTGGGCGGGTCGTGTACGCGTTCGCAGCGATGCACGAGGGCGGCGACGACACGCCGGGTGTGTTCATGCTCGGCGAGCGTCCGGTCAACCAGCTGCTGCCGGCCGCGCACTGGTTACGCGAGCAGCATGGCGCCCGGCGCTGGGTTGTCATCGGCAACGACTACGTGTACCCGCGGGTGACCGGGTCGGTGACCCGGGAGGCCCTGCAGGGAACGGGATCCGAGGTCGTACGGTCGGCGTACGTGCCACTCGGTACGACGGACTTCCGGGACGTCGTCGACGGGCTCCGGGTAACAGACGCCGACGGCGTGATCATGCTGCTGATGGGCCAGGACGCGGTGCACTTCAACCGGCAGTTCGCGGACGGCGGTCTGAGCGAGAAGCTCCTCCGCCTCAGCCCCGCGATCGAGGAGAACACGCTGCTCGGCGCGGGCGCCGGCGCGAACCACGGCGTGTACGCGGCCGCGGCGTACTTCGACCGTCTGTCCACCGCGGAGAGCAGCGAGTTCGCCCAGCGGTACTACGCCCGCTTCGGAGCGTTCGCGCCGGCGCTGAACGCGGTCGGCGAGTCCTGCTACGAGGCGATCCGCTTCCTGGCCCGCCTCGGCGAGATCAGCGGCTCGATCGCGGTGTCGGCCGCCCTTCCGACCGGCCACTTCTACGACAGCCCCCGCGGTCTGCTCCGCCTCGACGGAAACCTCGTCGACCAGGACGTCTACCTGGCCGCCGCCGACGGCCTCGAGTTCACGGTCCAGGCCCAGATCGCCCGCACCGGCTAG
- a CDS encoding purine-cytosine permease family protein, producing MTVEPSLDHHTPAPPTPTTATRETLEDYTLRFAPRSYRKWSTGVVAVSALGGIAYLADFAIGANIGISYGTTNALWGIAIFAVVIFVTGLPLAYYAARYNIDLDLITRGSGFGYYGSVVTNVIFASFTFIFFALEGSIMAQGLQLGLHVPLWLGYAVSTLVIFPLVIYGMKVLSTLQVWTTPLWLILMVLPFGYLLVSHPSSVSTFFAYGPDADFGSMLLAAGVCLSLIAQIAEQIDYLRFMPPKTPENSRRWWTAMLLAGPGWVIFGALKQAVGLFLAVYLIANVADSSAIANQPVHQFLEIYRGFLPGWLAMTLAVVLVVISQVKINVTNAYSGSLAWTNSYTRLTRHYPGRLVFLGFNLVIALVLMEANMFDFLNTILGFYANCGMAWIVVVASDIVFNKYLLKLSPREPEFRRGMLYAVNPVGFVSMAAAAGVSILVFFGGLGETIKPYSPLVAIGLAVVLPPILAVITRGKYYLRRVDDGLDLPMYDEHGNPSGEVLTCHVCRQEYERPDMTACATHDAAVCSLCLSTDKVSDHVLPAQPAPQVQS from the coding sequence ATGACTGTTGAACCCTCGCTCGACCACCACACCCCCGCCCCACCGACGCCGACCACCGCGACCCGGGAGACGCTCGAGGACTACACCCTCCGGTTCGCCCCGCGCAGTTACCGGAAGTGGTCGACCGGCGTCGTCGCCGTGTCGGCGCTCGGCGGGATCGCCTACCTGGCCGACTTCGCGATCGGCGCGAACATCGGGATCTCGTACGGGACCACGAACGCGTTGTGGGGTATCGCGATCTTCGCGGTGGTGATCTTCGTGACCGGCCTGCCGCTGGCGTACTACGCGGCGCGGTACAACATCGACCTCGACCTGATCACCCGCGGCAGCGGGTTCGGGTACTACGGCTCGGTCGTCACCAACGTGATCTTCGCGTCGTTCACGTTCATCTTCTTCGCGCTCGAAGGCTCGATCATGGCTCAGGGCCTGCAACTCGGGCTGCACGTGCCGCTGTGGCTCGGGTACGCCGTGTCGACGCTGGTGATCTTCCCGCTGGTGATCTACGGAATGAAGGTGCTGTCCACGCTGCAGGTGTGGACGACGCCGCTGTGGCTGATCCTGATGGTGCTGCCGTTCGGCTACCTGCTCGTCTCGCACCCGTCGTCGGTCTCGACGTTCTTCGCGTACGGCCCCGATGCGGACTTCGGCTCGATGCTGCTCGCGGCCGGTGTGTGTCTGTCGTTGATCGCGCAGATCGCGGAGCAGATCGACTACCTGCGGTTCATGCCGCCGAAGACCCCGGAGAACTCGCGCCGGTGGTGGACCGCGATGCTGCTGGCCGGACCGGGCTGGGTCATCTTCGGCGCTCTGAAACAGGCGGTCGGACTGTTCCTCGCGGTCTACCTCATCGCGAACGTCGCGGACTCGTCGGCGATCGCGAACCAGCCGGTGCACCAGTTCCTGGAGATCTACCGCGGGTTCCTGCCCGGGTGGCTGGCGATGACACTGGCCGTCGTCCTGGTCGTGATCAGCCAGGTGAAGATCAACGTGACGAACGCCTACTCCGGTTCCTTGGCCTGGACGAACTCGTACACGCGGCTCACCCGGCACTATCCCGGGCGGCTGGTGTTCCTCGGGTTCAACCTGGTGATCGCCCTGGTGCTGATGGAGGCGAACATGTTCGACTTCCTCAACACGATCCTCGGGTTCTACGCGAACTGCGGCATGGCGTGGATCGTGGTCGTTGCCTCCGACATCGTGTTCAACAAGTACCTGCTGAAGCTGTCGCCTCGTGAGCCCGAGTTCCGGCGCGGGATGCTGTACGCGGTGAACCCGGTCGGCTTCGTGTCGATGGCCGCGGCCGCCGGGGTGTCGATCCTGGTGTTCTTCGGCGGGCTCGGGGAGACGATCAAGCCGTACTCGCCCCTCGTCGCGATCGGTCTGGCCGTCGTCCTGCCTCCGATCCTCGCCGTGATCACGCGCGGGAAGTACTACCTGCGGCGGGTCGACGACGGGCTGGACCTTCCGATGTACGACGAGCACGGGAACCCGTCCGGTGAGGTGCTGACGTGTCACGTGTGCCGGCAGGAGTACGAGCGACCGGACATGACCGCCTGCGCCACGCACGACGCCGCCGTGTGCTCGCTCTGCCTCAGCACGGACAAGGTCTCCGACCACGTCCTTCCCGCACAACCCGCACCCCAGGTGCAGTCGTGA
- a CDS encoding alkaline phosphatase family protein yields the protein MFEVVQTPDDLPNGTSATKVLFVNMDGMRWDKMHEAGTPNLAAVGATGQFGPAYIQDNAIAGTNSGPGHTSMFTGVWPDKHNMLDNSFTGYRKSQYPDFITRAEGLKPQLSTFTTLDWTPLSTYLIDHPDVKLQQNGANQQVTDRQSTDAALEVLGEHNPDLMMVYLHDVDATGHALGSDSADYLDAIRRVDAKFGELVAAVKSRPTYQDERWLIVAATDHGQTGFGHGGDQHTSRQGWILAAGAGIPTTAALRREWRQVDIMPTIYRHLGLPVDPAWGLDGVPIGTRSADPFDTVQATSGVVDEAPKPAGVGGWTTELPKAWTRVDKTPEGSGVTEYRGWRLMSGEFWATSEEGQGRGSFVRGRDVIAVADPDEWNDKGDPAAGGALFDSALTTPWMPLYKARGVQVDYLSHYKQVAAGQPQDAEVVAEFDNGVTKAIARRHVTSRCGRSGPGP from the coding sequence GTGTTCGAAGTCGTGCAGACCCCCGACGACCTGCCGAACGGCACCAGCGCCACGAAGGTCCTGTTCGTGAACATGGACGGGATGCGCTGGGACAAGATGCACGAGGCCGGTACGCCGAACCTCGCCGCGGTCGGCGCAACCGGCCAGTTCGGGCCGGCGTACATCCAGGACAACGCGATCGCCGGGACGAACTCCGGCCCCGGCCACACGAGCATGTTCACCGGGGTGTGGCCGGACAAGCACAACATGCTCGACAACTCGTTCACCGGCTATCGCAAGAGTCAGTACCCGGACTTCATCACCCGCGCCGAAGGGCTGAAGCCGCAACTGTCGACGTTCACCACACTCGACTGGACGCCGTTGAGCACCTACCTCATCGACCACCCGGACGTGAAGCTCCAGCAGAACGGCGCCAACCAGCAGGTCACCGACCGGCAGAGCACCGACGCCGCGCTCGAAGTACTCGGCGAGCACAATCCGGATCTGATGATGGTGTACCTGCACGACGTCGACGCGACCGGCCACGCGCTCGGCTCGGACAGCGCCGACTACCTCGACGCGATCCGTCGGGTCGACGCCAAGTTCGGTGAACTCGTTGCCGCGGTCAAGAGTCGTCCGACGTACCAGGACGAACGCTGGCTGATCGTCGCGGCCACCGACCACGGCCAGACCGGCTTCGGTCACGGCGGCGACCAGCACACCTCACGCCAGGGCTGGATCCTCGCTGCCGGCGCGGGCATCCCGACCACCGCCGCCCTGCGGCGCGAGTGGCGACAGGTCGACATCATGCCGACGATCTACCGGCACCTCGGGCTTCCGGTCGACCCGGCGTGGGGACTCGACGGCGTACCGATCGGCACCCGGAGCGCCGATCCGTTCGACACCGTGCAGGCGACCTCGGGCGTCGTCGACGAAGCACCCAAGCCTGCGGGCGTCGGCGGCTGGACCACCGAACTGCCGAAGGCCTGGACCCGGGTCGACAAGACGCCCGAGGGCAGCGGCGTGACGGAGTACCGGGGATGGCGTCTGATGAGCGGCGAGTTCTGGGCGACCTCCGAGGAGGGTCAGGGCCGCGGCTCGTTCGTCCGCGGGCGTGACGTGATCGCCGTCGCCGATCCGGACGAGTGGAACGACAAGGGCGATCCGGCGGCCGGTGGCGCGCTGTTCGACAGCGCGCTCACCACTCCGTGGATGCCGCTGTACAAGGCTCGCGGCGTCCAGGTCGACTACCTGAGCCATTACAAGCAGGTCGCTGCCGGGCAGCCACAGGACGCCGAGGTCGTCGCGGAGTTCGACAACGGCGTGACCAAGGCCATCGCCAGGCGCCACGTGACTAGCCGGTGCGGGCGATCTGGGCCTGGACCGTGA
- a CDS encoding zinc-binding dehydrogenase — translation MTTTGSTVNATATAAVWSGVEAGFTVDTLPLPALRRGEVLVRTELATICGSDLHTINGDRPTPLPTVLGHEAIGHVVATGGDVTAADGQPVRQGDRITWTIGTACGTCRRCRRGISQKCLSVRKYGHEAIDDHWKLNGGFGTHVHLVAGTGVVKVPDQLPATVATPANCATATVTCAARRTELDADDVVVVLGCGMLGLTAVAYARDRGCSTVIASDVDPSRRELAALFGATAVVEPQDLAAITSEYGADVVFELSGNSRAVQSAFGVVDLGGRIALVGSVSPAPEISFEPSGFVKNLTTVVGCHNYRVDDLVEAVAFLGRTPAQALFADLIPAPYALADIVQAVTTAGTSSAPRIAVQFP, via the coding sequence ATGACAACGACAGGATCGACAGTGAACGCGACCGCGACGGCGGCGGTGTGGTCCGGTGTCGAAGCGGGGTTCACCGTGGACACGCTGCCGCTGCCCGCGCTGCGGCGGGGCGAGGTCCTGGTTCGTACTGAGCTGGCCACGATCTGCGGCAGCGACCTGCACACCATCAACGGCGACCGCCCGACCCCGCTGCCGACCGTCCTCGGTCACGAGGCCATCGGCCACGTCGTCGCCACCGGTGGCGACGTGACCGCGGCCGACGGACAGCCCGTCAGACAGGGCGACCGCATCACGTGGACGATCGGTACGGCGTGCGGTACCTGTCGCCGCTGCCGTCGTGGCATCTCCCAGAAGTGCCTGTCGGTGCGTAAGTACGGCCATGAGGCGATCGACGACCACTGGAAGCTCAACGGCGGCTTCGGGACTCACGTGCACCTCGTGGCCGGCACCGGCGTGGTGAAGGTGCCGGATCAGTTGCCCGCGACCGTCGCCACGCCCGCCAACTGTGCCACGGCGACGGTCACCTGCGCGGCTCGTCGTACCGAACTCGACGCCGACGACGTCGTCGTGGTGCTCGGGTGCGGCATGCTGGGGCTGACCGCCGTGGCCTACGCCCGGGACCGTGGATGCTCCACGGTGATCGCCTCCGATGTCGACCCGTCGCGCCGGGAGCTCGCGGCGCTCTTCGGCGCCACCGCGGTCGTCGAGCCGCAGGACCTCGCCGCCATCACGAGCGAGTACGGCGCGGACGTCGTCTTCGAACTGTCCGGCAACAGCCGGGCCGTGCAGTCGGCCTTCGGCGTGGTGGATCTCGGCGGGCGGATCGCTCTGGTCGGCTCGGTGTCCCCCGCCCCCGAGATCAGCTTCGAACCGAGCGGTTTCGTCAAGAACCTCACGACCGTCGTCGGCTGCCACAACTACCGGGTCGACGACCTCGTCGAGGCCGTCGCTTTCCTCGGGCGCACGCCCGCACAAGCGTTGTTCGCCGACTTGATCCCCGCGCCGTACGCGCTGGCCGACATCGTCCAAGCCGTCACGACCGCAGGCACCAGCAGCGCCCCGCGGATCGCTGTCCAGTTCCCCTGA